A stretch of Aedes aegypti strain LVP_AGWG chromosome 2, AaegL5.0 Primary Assembly, whole genome shotgun sequence DNA encodes these proteins:
- the LOC110675122 gene encoding zinc finger protein 714-like, with translation MNSLVKLNQYKNSTPIVDLFASQSNLVQTVIKDLDLCRKDSFSVEDLLEEFPRYDMAFSEDGVLKQEIPNQDQGESFAEELPNLPIDTGTIYAEECTIEELQELTKDNPDLLVTDSSDDYPVFKKNKPPIKSKYGGRKLDKPLQCPKCPYSTYFKRNFHTHQEVHKKRETRVYACKEPGCTEVFKTYRKYKRHGHQTFICDNCGLRCASKASLKGHLARHAMKLEHKCPYCRQGYNTKEDLRLHVRHQHLGTISYSCEICEMSFNRKSIRDGHLLTHGKSLDFPCTMCDKKFKTHKYLQKHINGVHKKLQFTCSYCNADFRTTYLRNNHIECVHGIQTRFVCGVCVQTFDSQDKLDSHRARHENPHDQECGKCLAVFTSKDLLGSHQCITYR, from the coding sequence ATGAATTCGCTGGTCAAGTTGAACCAGTACAAAAATTCCACACCGATTGTAGACCTCTTTGCCAGCCAATCCAATCTGGTGCAAACGGTGATCAAAGATCTTGACCTGTGTCGAAAGGACAGCTTTAGCGTTGAAgatttgctggaggaatttcctCGCTATGACATGGCATTCTCTGAGGATGGGGTCTTAAAACAAGAGATACCAAATCAAGACCAAGGCGAGAGTTTTGCAGAAGAGTTGCCTAATTTGCCAATTGATACGGGTACAATATATGCCGAGGAATGTACGATTGAAGAACTACAAGAACTTACCAAAGACAACCCGGATCTTTTGGTGACGGACAGCTCCGATGACTATCCGGTCTTCAAGAAGAACAAACCTCCCATCAAATCCAAGTATGGAGGGAGAAAACTAGATAAACCGCTACAGTGCCCCAAATGCCCCTATTCAACGTATTTCAAACGTAACTTCCACACTCATCAGGAGGTGCACAAGAAACGAGAGACTCGAGTGTACGCCTGTAAGGAACCCGGTTGTACGGAAGTGTTCAAAACTTATCGAAAATACAAGCGCCACGGACACCAAACGTTCATCTGTGATAATTGTGGGCTGCGGTGCGCTTCGAAGGCTTCCTTGAAGGGCCATTTGGCTCGTCATGCGATGAAACTGGAGCACAAGTGTCCCTACTGTCGACAAGGATACAACACGAAAGAGGATTTGCGACTCCACGTTCGACATCAACACTTGGGCACAATCAgctattcgtgtgaaatttgcGAGATGTCCTTCAATAGGAAAAGCATTCGGGACGGGCATCTGTTGACGCATGGAAAATCTTTAGACTTTCCTTGCACAATGTGCGACAAGAAGTTCAAAACGCACAAATATCTTCAAAAGCACATTAACGGCGTGCACAAAAAGCTTCAATTTACATGTAGTTATTGTAATGCGGACTTCCGAACGACTTACTTGCGGAACAATCATATCGAATGCGTACATGGGATTCAAACTCGATTCGTTTGTGGCGTGTGTGTGCAAACGTTCGACAGTCAGGACAAGCTGGACAGCCATCGGGCCCGACACGAGAACCCACACGACCAGGAATGTGGGAAGTGTTTGGCGGTGTTCACATCCAAGGATCTGCTCGGCAGTCATCAGTGCATTACGTATAggtaa